One window of the Halobacteriovorax sp. JY17 genome contains the following:
- a CDS encoding ABC transporter ATP-binding protein: MSFVTVKNVTKTFAKAHALNGVDVDFEAGEQYVIRGASGSGKSTLLYLIGGLDRGSSGEISVGGKNLFALGDESLALYRNNFVGFIFQFHFLLPSMNCMDNILLPAKIGGKDSEKAKELSLKLAEHLKVTHCLNKYPYELSGGEQQRINIIRALSLRPNLLLCDEPTGNLDSENSLIVTKLLKSLAKEFNATLIVVTHDESVAEHFEKKLVMSDGCIVSK, translated from the coding sequence ATGTCTTTTGTAACAGTTAAGAATGTCACAAAAACTTTTGCTAAGGCACATGCATTGAATGGCGTCGATGTCGATTTTGAAGCTGGTGAGCAATATGTAATAAGAGGCGCTTCAGGATCTGGGAAGTCGACTCTTCTCTACCTTATTGGAGGATTAGATAGAGGAAGTTCTGGAGAAATTTCTGTCGGAGGAAAAAATCTCTTTGCTCTTGGTGATGAGTCTCTTGCTCTCTATCGAAATAATTTTGTTGGATTCATTTTTCAATTTCACTTTCTTCTTCCTTCAATGAATTGTATGGATAATATTTTACTCCCTGCTAAGATTGGGGGCAAAGATAGTGAGAAAGCAAAAGAGCTCTCTCTAAAACTGGCCGAACACCTAAAAGTCACACATTGCTTAAATAAGTATCCTTATGAGCTCTCTGGCGGAGAGCAGCAGAGAATAAATATTATTCGCGCTCTCTCCCTTAGACCTAACCTTCTTCTTTGTGATGAGCCGACAGGGAATTTAGATTCGGAAAACTCACTGATTGTGACAAAGCTGTTAAAGTCCTTGGCTAAAGAGTTTAACGCCACGCTCATCGTTGTGACTCATGATGAAAGCGTTGCAGAACATTTTGAAAAGAAGCTTGTAATGAGTGATGGCTGCATTGTGTCCAAATAA
- the bamA gene encoding outer membrane protein assembly factor BamA — MPRHTLVSFLVLFILFLSTNVFAIDDIGPKKNLFKIDEIQIEGIKKVEKEAILERIHSRKGMMLDNYLLRKDIQRVYSLKYFDWVESHHRKVKGRDILIFKVKEKPIVTKIIFEGNDEIDEDDLTSQLKTKEFSILDVNTIKLDLAALQKFYEEKGFYLASVDYELRNRNAENLDLVFKIREYEKVLVKKISFFGNKAFSDDEIKGIMETREESLFSFMSGSGNFKEFNFNIDIERIKDFYKTKGYLLVNVGTPDITVSEDRKWVFISVKVNEGPLFTVRDITFQGEVLFADDELHTKLQLKSDETYSEALLRQDVQMLTEMYQDKGYAFANVLRTLHPVPGENKVDVEFSFEKGKIAYFGKIIVKGNTKTRDKVIRRELKIHEGTMFSGSSLRESKENVNRLGFFEPGSVVFNTVSPQGRDDVLDVEIQVKERNTGQISLGAGYSTATGAFLQASIAQNNFRGLGQNLSFSLNIADSNKTFNVGFTEPYLFDTKWTAGGDIFVTSNSQSTSYDYKRKGFDIRVGYPIFDYTRLFVTYKFEDTQLENVVDPTVDPETENGLASSVKTTILRDKRDNRMEPTKGYYLSLSAEYAGVGGEKRWFRNEFDGRLFHRVVGDLIFRSRVYAGKIERDGRAIPRTEKYTLGGSRNLRGYSYEDIGPKKTVNATIDGVNRDYTFNSGSLFSAYTQIEFEHPLAREAGLKWVLFFDAGDASNLDQFDLKMDYGFGFRWFSPIGVLRFEFGYPLGDDEQAGSQFHFDIGQLF; from the coding sequence ATGCCACGTCATACACTTGTCAGTTTTCTGGTCTTATTTATATTATTTCTTAGTACTAATGTTTTCGCCATAGATGACATTGGTCCTAAGAAAAACCTTTTTAAAATCGATGAAATTCAAATTGAAGGAATAAAGAAGGTTGAAAAAGAGGCCATCCTTGAGAGAATTCATTCTCGTAAAGGAATGATGCTAGATAACTATCTTCTGCGAAAAGATATTCAACGTGTTTATAGTTTAAAGTACTTTGACTGGGTAGAGTCTCATCATAGAAAGGTTAAGGGAAGAGATATCCTTATCTTTAAGGTGAAAGAGAAGCCTATCGTTACTAAAATTATTTTTGAAGGTAACGACGAAATTGATGAAGATGATCTTACTTCACAGCTAAAGACAAAAGAATTTTCAATTCTAGATGTTAATACAATTAAGCTTGATCTTGCAGCACTTCAAAAATTCTATGAAGAAAAAGGCTTCTATCTTGCTTCAGTAGATTATGAACTTAGAAATAGAAACGCTGAGAATTTAGATCTTGTTTTCAAAATACGAGAATATGAAAAAGTCCTTGTTAAGAAAATTTCTTTCTTTGGAAATAAGGCTTTCTCTGATGATGAAATAAAAGGAATCATGGAGACTAGAGAAGAGAGCTTATTCTCTTTCATGTCAGGTTCTGGAAACTTTAAAGAGTTTAATTTCAATATTGATATTGAAAGAATTAAAGATTTTTATAAGACCAAAGGTTACCTTCTTGTAAACGTTGGAACTCCTGATATTACAGTGTCGGAAGACAGAAAGTGGGTCTTCATATCAGTTAAAGTAAATGAGGGACCACTCTTCACTGTTAGAGATATTACTTTCCAAGGGGAAGTTCTCTTTGCAGACGATGAGCTTCATACGAAACTTCAATTAAAGTCAGATGAGACTTATTCGGAAGCGCTCCTAAGACAAGATGTTCAGATGTTAACTGAAATGTATCAGGATAAGGGTTATGCCTTTGCAAACGTTCTTAGAACGCTTCATCCAGTGCCTGGGGAAAATAAGGTTGATGTGGAATTTTCTTTTGAGAAAGGGAAGATTGCTTATTTTGGAAAGATTATTGTTAAAGGAAATACAAAGACGAGAGATAAGGTTATTCGTAGAGAGCTCAAAATTCACGAAGGAACTATGTTCTCTGGTTCAAGCCTTAGAGAGTCTAAAGAAAACGTAAATCGTCTAGGTTTCTTTGAACCTGGAAGTGTTGTCTTTAATACAGTTTCTCCACAAGGTCGAGATGATGTCCTAGATGTTGAGATTCAAGTTAAAGAGAGAAATACGGGACAAATCTCATTAGGTGCAGGTTACTCAACAGCAACAGGAGCTTTTTTACAGGCTTCAATAGCGCAGAATAACTTTAGAGGGCTTGGGCAAAACTTATCGTTCTCTCTAAACATTGCTGACAGTAATAAGACTTTCAACGTTGGCTTTACTGAGCCGTATCTCTTCGATACGAAGTGGACAGCTGGTGGAGATATTTTCGTTACAAGTAACTCTCAGTCGACTTCATATGACTACAAGAGGAAAGGTTTTGATATAAGAGTAGGGTATCCTATTTTTGATTATACGAGACTCTTCGTGACTTATAAATTTGAAGACACTCAGCTTGAGAATGTCGTTGACCCTACAGTTGATCCTGAAACTGAAAATGGTCTCGCCTCGTCTGTTAAAACAACAATCCTTAGAGATAAGAGGGACAATAGAATGGAGCCTACTAAAGGTTACTATCTTTCTCTTTCTGCTGAGTATGCTGGAGTTGGTGGCGAAAAGAGATGGTTTAGAAATGAATTCGATGGAAGATTATTTCATAGAGTTGTGGGAGACTTAATTTTTAGATCAAGAGTTTACGCAGGTAAGATTGAAAGAGACGGAAGAGCTATTCCTAGAACTGAAAAGTATACTTTAGGTGGATCTCGAAATCTTAGAGGTTATTCATATGAAGATATTGGCCCTAAGAAAACCGTTAATGCGACTATAGATGGTGTAAATAGAGATTATACATTTAACTCGGGATCACTATTTTCAGCTTATACACAAATCGAATTTGAGCATCCTCTAGCAAGAGAAGCAGGACTTAAGTGGGTTCTTTTCTTTGACGCAGGTGATGCCTCGAATCTTGATCAATTTGATCTGAAAATGGATTATGGTTTTGGATTTAGATGGTTCTCTCCAATCGGTGTACTTAGGTTCGAGTTTGGATATCCTTTAGGGGATGATGAACAAGCTGGTAGCCAATTCCATTTTGATATAGGACAATTATTTTAA
- a CDS encoding OmpH family outer membrane protein, with product MKKILILAAAMMMSAQTMAIVVGKVDVQKVILSVNEGKKIKETLKKTFDEKQKILKKEEDKIRKMQEDFKKQSLVMNEKAKETKQREIQENIIKLQQKTAGYQREIQELEQKHKKPLFEKIKDVINTVSKGAGVDITIESATAPIIYAKSEKDLTNDVIAAYNKKHK from the coding sequence ATGAAGAAAATATTAATTTTAGCAGCAGCAATGATGATGTCTGCCCAAACAATGGCAATTGTTGTTGGAAAGGTTGATGTGCAAAAAGTTATTCTTTCAGTTAATGAAGGAAAGAAAATTAAAGAAACACTAAAGAAGACTTTTGATGAGAAACAAAAAATCTTAAAGAAAGAAGAAGATAAGATTAGAAAAATGCAAGAAGACTTCAAAAAGCAAAGTCTTGTAATGAATGAAAAAGCAAAAGAAACGAAGCAGAGAGAAATTCAAGAAAATATCATTAAGCTTCAACAGAAAACAGCAGGATACCAAAGAGAGATTCAAGAGCTAGAGCAAAAGCATAAGAAGCCACTCTTTGAAAAAATCAAAGATGTTATCAATACTGTTTCTAAGGGAGCAGGAGTTGATATCACTATTGAGTCGGCCACTGCACCAATCATTTATGCTAAGTCTGAGAAAGATTTAACTAATGATGTTATTGCTGCTTACAATAAGAAGCATAAGTAG
- the lpxD gene encoding UDP-3-O-(3-hydroxymyristoyl)glucosamine N-acyltransferase has product MFSLVDLKEFDSSLEVINGDVNLKFKSITDSRELRKDCLLFLKNRKHLLKLKESLTAKKDLGALIVEKKLFENLEAEDLTSLKDSFSLIATCLDASISMSFLSKPFWDSKFLPLNEVVDGRQMGSGSVHPTAWIAQGVFIAEDVVIGEGVKIHSGARILSGCVIGDNCEIFPNVVLYPFTSLGKNCRIHGGTVIGADGFGYNFHQGKHLKVWHIGDVNIGDDVEIGANSCVDRGTFSATNIGSGTKIDNHVQVGHNVQLGVGVIICGHVAIGGSAVLGDFCVMGGKAAMGDNFTLGKGVQVAGGGMVNCDWPDGAIVGGHPARPVKEWMKGLAFVRKESLKK; this is encoded by the coding sequence GTGTTTTCTCTAGTCGATTTAAAAGAGTTTGATTCGTCATTAGAAGTCATTAATGGTGATGTAAATTTAAAATTCAAAAGTATTACAGATAGTCGAGAGCTTCGCAAAGACTGCCTCTTATTTTTAAAGAATAGGAAACATTTACTGAAATTAAAAGAGTCTCTTACTGCTAAGAAGGACTTAGGCGCCTTAATTGTTGAAAAGAAGTTATTCGAAAATCTTGAAGCAGAAGATTTAACTTCTCTAAAAGATAGTTTCTCACTAATTGCAACGTGCCTAGATGCTTCTATTTCCATGTCCTTTTTATCTAAACCATTTTGGGACTCTAAGTTCTTGCCATTAAATGAAGTTGTTGATGGAAGACAGATGGGCTCAGGAAGTGTTCATCCAACAGCATGGATCGCTCAAGGAGTCTTTATTGCTGAGGATGTTGTCATCGGTGAAGGAGTGAAAATTCACTCGGGAGCACGAATCCTTTCTGGTTGTGTGATCGGTGATAATTGCGAAATCTTTCCAAATGTTGTTCTCTATCCATTTACGAGTCTTGGAAAGAATTGTCGCATCCATGGTGGAACAGTTATTGGAGCCGATGGGTTTGGCTATAACTTTCATCAAGGTAAGCACTTAAAGGTTTGGCATATTGGTGATGTAAATATTGGCGACGATGTTGAAATCGGAGCGAATAGCTGTGTTGATAGAGGAACATTCTCCGCTACAAATATTGGTAGTGGAACAAAAATAGATAATCACGTACAAGTTGGGCATAATGTTCAGCTTGGCGTGGGAGTTATTATCTGTGGTCATGTGGCCATTGGTGGAAGTGCCGTTCTCGGAGACTTCTGTGTCATGGGTGGTAAGGCAGCTATGGGAGACAACTTTACCTTAGGTAAAGGTGTACAAGTTGCTGGAGGCGGAATGGTGAACTGTGATTGGCCAGATGGTGCAATCGTAGGAGGTCACCCTGCTAGACCTGTGAAGGAGTGGATGAAAGGCCTTGCCTTTGTTCGTAAAGAATCTTTAAAAAAGTGA
- the lpxA gene encoding acyl-ACP--UDP-N-acetylglucosamine O-acyltransferase, whose product MENLIHETAIISSSAKIGKNVSIGAYSVIGDNVTIGDDTKVHHHVTIVGHTTIGKNNHFFQYCSIGEAPQDLSYKGEPTRVVIGDNNVFREFNSVHRGTLKDREETTIGSDNFFMSYVHLGHDVVFGSNCIIANSTNFAGHVKVGSRVIIGGGTNISQFVSLGRGAYIGGASAIDRDVPIFATAYGNRCKLKGINIIGLRRQGYEKKDISELVDFYRTMESSPLSPRAFVDHPELIEEFSGNPLIDEMCDGIRKSEIGIAPFI is encoded by the coding sequence ATGGAAAACTTAATTCATGAAACAGCAATTATTTCATCAAGTGCTAAGATTGGTAAGAATGTTTCTATTGGGGCATATTCTGTAATTGGTGACAATGTAACGATAGGGGATGATACAAAGGTTCATCACCATGTAACGATAGTGGGTCATACAACTATTGGAAAGAATAATCACTTCTTTCAATACTGCTCTATTGGAGAGGCGCCACAAGATCTCTCATATAAAGGAGAGCCTACAAGAGTTGTTATCGGCGATAATAATGTCTTTAGAGAATTCAACTCAGTCCATAGAGGAACATTAAAAGATAGAGAGGAGACTACAATTGGTAGTGATAACTTCTTTATGTCTTATGTTCATTTAGGTCACGATGTAGTTTTTGGAAGTAATTGTATAATTGCAAACTCTACTAACTTTGCTGGTCACGTAAAAGTAGGCAGTAGAGTAATCATTGGTGGTGGAACAAATATTTCTCAATTCGTCTCCTTGGGACGTGGGGCTTATATTGGTGGAGCTTCCGCAATTGATAGAGATGTTCCAATCTTTGCAACTGCCTATGGTAATAGATGTAAGTTAAAAGGAATCAATATTATTGGTCTTAGAAGACAGGGCTATGAGAAGAAAGATATTTCAGAACTTGTAGACTTCTACAGAACGATGGAATCTTCTCCTTTATCACCTAGAGCATTTGTAGATCATCCAGAGCTTATTGAAGAGTTCTCTGGTAATCCACTTATTGATGAAATGTGTGATGGGATAAGAAAGAGTGAAATTGGTATAGCACCATTTATTTAA
- a CDS encoding Gfo/Idh/MocA family oxidoreductase has translation MKKLKVAVVGFGHLGRWHADKVEALEASELTYIVEPFEFAQAKAKEAHPKSTVTGEVSDILGKVDAAIVVTPTSFHFEVVKELLLNDIHVFCEKPMTSTTEQALEIGEILKEKKLIFQVGHSERCHQIWERRDEFSEYFEKAPTARLNRVAAFKGRATDVDVVQDLMIHDIDLLLYLFREKPISLSSKGYKVRTDKWDHVSTDFKFKSGLKANITVSRNHVKEMRNLEVTNECGTLFFDLFENKLLVGSGKATEEFVQEIPYERRDHLLIEQDKFYRSILNGEEVFVNYQDGFNAVEIIDKVLLSLDNGEEISL, from the coding sequence TTGAAGAAATTAAAAGTTGCAGTTGTTGGTTTTGGTCACCTCGGAAGATGGCATGCTGATAAAGTCGAGGCTTTAGAGGCAAGTGAACTAACTTACATTGTAGAGCCTTTTGAGTTTGCCCAAGCCAAGGCCAAGGAAGCTCACCCTAAGAGTACAGTTACTGGAGAGGTTAGTGATATTCTTGGAAAAGTAGATGCTGCTATTGTTGTAACTCCAACATCTTTTCATTTTGAAGTTGTTAAAGAATTACTATTAAACGATATACATGTTTTCTGCGAAAAACCTATGACATCGACTACGGAGCAAGCTCTTGAGATAGGTGAAATTCTAAAAGAGAAAAAACTTATCTTTCAAGTTGGCCATAGCGAAAGGTGCCATCAGATTTGGGAGAGAAGAGACGAATTCTCTGAGTATTTTGAAAAGGCTCCGACAGCAAGGTTGAACAGAGTCGCTGCGTTCAAAGGAAGAGCGACCGATGTTGATGTGGTTCAAGACTTGATGATTCACGATATAGATCTCTTGTTATATTTATTTAGAGAGAAGCCGATTTCTTTAAGCTCAAAAGGCTATAAAGTAAGAACAGATAAATGGGATCATGTTAGTACTGATTTTAAATTTAAAAGTGGACTTAAGGCCAATATCACTGTCAGCCGAAATCATGTTAAAGAGATGAGAAATTTAGAAGTGACAAATGAATGTGGAACTCTATTCTTTGACCTCTTTGAGAATAAGCTTCTTGTAGGATCGGGCAAGGCCACTGAAGAGTTTGTACAAGAAATACCTTATGAGAGAAGGGATCATCTTCTTATAGAGCAAGATAAGTTCTATAGATCTATTTTAAATGGAGAAGAAGTATTTGTTAATTATCAGGATGGTTTTAATGCTGTTGAGATAATAGATAAAGTTCTCCTTAGTTTAGATAATGGTGAGGAGATCTCCTTATAA
- the lpxB gene encoding lipid-A-disaccharide synthase — protein sequence MKNCLIIAGEKSGEEHALSFLKSLKDSCPDCSFWGVGGDELKAEGMELIYHLRDFSSWGVSEVIGKIPFYFNALKNIESLVDERNCKVAILIDFQDFNLRLAKRLKKRGVKVLYYVAPQAWAWKAYRATVLEKTVHSLFTIIPFEKKWFEDRGVTRVKSISHPLWLNYENEIKTLAAPKKFSELKKGVNILLLPGSRSFEVKSLLPDFIESVRTLKRTHNINVGLVASGNINRDFINPYLSDLDLIWENEELSKALKWADFSLAASGTVTLATALFNIPTIVAYKGSLLNEFIFKTFLSYDGFISLANIVHEEEVFPELLQERVSPFNLVKELINIIDNEEIYSKKISTLEMTAPLISGGEFDAGKYMGQVIEDSYSE from the coding sequence ATGAAAAATTGCCTAATAATTGCAGGAGAAAAATCAGGAGAAGAGCACGCTCTAAGCTTTTTGAAAAGTTTGAAAGATTCTTGTCCTGACTGTAGTTTTTGGGGAGTCGGCGGAGATGAACTCAAAGCTGAAGGTATGGAATTAATATACCATTTAAGAGATTTCTCCTCTTGGGGAGTGAGCGAAGTGATTGGGAAAATTCCATTTTACTTTAATGCTCTTAAGAATATTGAATCCCTCGTTGATGAGAGAAATTGCAAAGTTGCCATCTTAATTGACTTTCAAGATTTCAATCTTCGCCTTGCAAAGAGGCTTAAGAAGAGAGGAGTTAAGGTTCTCTACTATGTTGCCCCACAAGCTTGGGCCTGGAAGGCCTATAGAGCAACAGTTCTAGAAAAGACAGTTCATTCTCTTTTTACAATTATTCCTTTTGAAAAGAAGTGGTTTGAAGATAGGGGAGTAACTAGAGTAAAAAGCATTAGTCATCCTCTATGGCTTAATTACGAAAATGAAATTAAAACCCTTGCAGCGCCTAAGAAATTTAGCGAACTGAAAAAAGGTGTTAATATTTTACTCTTACCTGGCAGTAGAAGTTTCGAAGTGAAGAGTTTACTCCCTGACTTTATAGAGAGTGTGAGGACTTTGAAGAGAACTCACAATATTAATGTTGGTCTCGTTGCCTCTGGAAATATCAATAGAGATTTTATCAATCCCTATCTATCGGACTTAGATCTTATTTGGGAAAATGAAGAGCTAAGTAAGGCCTTGAAGTGGGCGGACTTTTCTTTAGCCGCTAGTGGAACTGTGACCTTAGCGACAGCTCTATTTAATATACCTACAATTGTTGCGTATAAGGGTTCTCTTCTAAATGAGTTTATCTTTAAAACATTTCTCTCTTACGATGGTTTTATATCTCTCGCAAATATCGTTCATGAAGAGGAAGTTTTTCCTGAATTACTTCAAGAGAGAGTTTCTCCTTTTAATCTTGTAAAAGAGCTTATTAATATTATTGATAATGAAGAAATATATTCTAAGAAAATTTCAACGCTGGAAATGACAGCTCCTCTTATTAGTGGAGGAGAGTTTGATGCCGGAAAATATATGGGACAAGTTATAGAGGATTCCTACAGTGAATAG
- the lpxK gene encoding tetraacyldisaccharide 4'-kinase yields MNSLLSNLLQWSLSPLTFIWEWVYRIRRFMFNYGLLKKNYFQVPIISIGNLTFGGTGKTPFTLWLSDYLGRERHKRVLVLMRGYKGNLEHGSGLLKSGARLGYNPFEYGDEALLLARRLQNTYIAVGKKRSENLAHYFDEVSPDVVLLDDGHQHLKLDRNLNIVLFDSLMSLDKYKVAPQGYMREGFTALKDAEIVILGRADLVTEQKLSSLKTIVLKYNPRIKFAEICYRPTGLFNISCEKVFDVSHLVGKRVICIAGIASPSAFFKYVETLGIEIIHKVSFPDHHYFKADEITRLIELSESEDAYILTTEKDIVKMRRVVDTDRLLYLEIKVEFISGEQEVKDAINSAFD; encoded by the coding sequence GTGAATAGTTTACTTTCGAACTTACTTCAATGGTCGCTCTCTCCACTCACTTTTATTTGGGAGTGGGTTTATAGAATCAGAAGATTCATGTTTAATTACGGCCTTCTAAAAAAGAATTACTTTCAAGTTCCAATCATCTCTATTGGGAATTTAACTTTTGGAGGAACAGGGAAAACTCCTTTCACTCTTTGGTTATCGGACTATCTTGGACGAGAAAGACATAAGAGAGTTCTTGTTTTGATGAGAGGGTATAAAGGAAACTTAGAGCATGGGAGTGGACTTCTAAAAAGTGGTGCAAGACTGGGCTATAATCCTTTTGAGTATGGTGATGAAGCACTTCTATTGGCCAGAAGACTTCAAAATACTTATATCGCGGTCGGGAAAAAGAGAAGCGAGAATCTTGCCCATTACTTCGATGAAGTTTCTCCAGATGTTGTGCTATTAGATGACGGGCATCAACACTTAAAGTTAGATAGAAATTTAAATATCGTTCTCTTTGATAGTTTAATGTCACTTGATAAGTATAAAGTAGCGCCTCAAGGTTATATGAGAGAAGGTTTTACTGCGCTGAAAGACGCAGAAATAGTAATTCTAGGAAGGGCCGATCTGGTAACAGAACAAAAGCTATCCTCACTAAAGACGATAGTTTTAAAATATAATCCAAGAATCAAGTTTGCTGAAATATGTTATCGGCCAACAGGACTCTTTAATATCTCATGTGAAAAAGTCTTTGATGTAAGTCATCTGGTTGGAAAAAGAGTAATCTGTATTGCAGGAATTGCTTCTCCGAGCGCTTTCTTCAAGTATGTTGAAACTCTTGGAATCGAGATTATTCATAAAGTATCTTTTCCAGACCATCACTACTTTAAAGCAGATGAAATTACTCGGCTAATAGAACTTTCAGAAAGCGAAGATGCCTATATATTAACAACTGAGAAAGATATAGTGAAAATGAGAAGGGTCGTTGATACTGATAGACTGCTCTATCTTGAAATAAAAGTAGAGTTTATTAGTGGTGAACAAGAAGTGAAAGATGCCATTAATTCGGCGTTTGATTAA
- a CDS encoding DUF3108 domain-containing protein, which translates to MNKQYIFFLLFSLILWSCSSTKDRKFRDQVSTELVEAFDLKDDRFEKFKVHDVSENDEEVSQIKKDIDEKKPLKEISKKVEKKKVVPKKKIVKKKIEVKEKVSKEETPEDIPVEKTKDYPKKFKEYNKKYKYVWDNVKPVFFPNEKFVLRASYLGITVGHAKLETLPVVNVAGRKAFHFKGSLKSASFYDYIYEVEDWIESYVDARTFLPVKYTLVQRESGQDVDDLQLFDPETLKTYFWYKRLKKGKIKKIEKNEYTPKYFQDSFSALYFVRGLDLKIGNKFEFPIITRTKIWLMKMEVEKIEEIKIMGKWINAYKIKAETRFPGVLSKRGDINFWFSTDKFRKILKFKANVKIGAIEGELVEYTQGDKRVTMSDIFPGEY; encoded by the coding sequence ATGAATAAGCAATATATATTTTTTCTCCTATTTTCGTTAATTCTCTGGAGTTGCTCCTCTACAAAAGATCGAAAGTTTAGAGACCAAGTTTCAACTGAGTTAGTAGAGGCCTTTGACCTAAAGGATGACCGTTTTGAAAAATTTAAGGTGCATGATGTTTCAGAGAATGATGAAGAAGTTTCACAAATAAAGAAAGATATTGATGAGAAGAAACCATTAAAAGAAATTTCTAAGAAAGTTGAAAAAAAGAAAGTCGTACCAAAAAAGAAAATTGTAAAAAAGAAAATCGAAGTAAAAGAAAAAGTAAGTAAGGAAGAAACTCCTGAAGATATTCCCGTTGAAAAAACAAAAGACTATCCAAAGAAATTTAAAGAATACAATAAGAAGTATAAGTATGTCTGGGATAATGTGAAGCCTGTCTTTTTTCCTAATGAGAAATTTGTCCTTAGAGCAAGTTACTTAGGCATAACTGTCGGTCATGCTAAGTTAGAAACTTTACCCGTTGTAAATGTCGCGGGAAGAAAAGCATTTCATTTTAAAGGTTCTTTAAAAAGCGCAAGCTTCTACGATTATATTTATGAAGTTGAAGACTGGATTGAGAGTTATGTAGATGCTCGCACATTTCTTCCTGTTAAATATACTCTTGTTCAGAGAGAGTCTGGACAAGATGTTGATGACCTTCAATTATTTGATCCTGAAACTCTTAAAACTTATTTTTGGTATAAGAGACTGAAGAAGGGAAAGATTAAGAAAATTGAGAAGAATGAATATACACCAAAGTATTTTCAAGATTCATTTTCTGCGCTCTATTTCGTAAGGGGGCTCGATCTTAAAATTGGTAATAAGTTTGAATTCCCAATTATTACAAGAACAAAAATTTGGTTAATGAAAATGGAAGTCGAAAAGATTGAAGAAATTAAGATCATGGGCAAGTGGATCAATGCTTATAAAATAAAAGCTGAAACAAGATTTCCAGGGGTTCTCTCTAAGAGGGGCGATATAAACTTCTGGTTTAGTACTGATAAGTTTAGAAAAATTCTTAAGTTTAAAGCAAACGTTAAAATTGGAGCAATAGAGGGAGAACTCGTCGAATACACTCAAGGCGATAAGAGAGTGACGATGAGTGATATATTTCCCGGAGAATACTAG